In Nonomuraea muscovyensis, one genomic interval encodes:
- a CDS encoding IucA/IucC family protein has product MHGLVLDAPGSPAEEATLAALLRCCVREVAGPRGLVWPAPPYVLLRVGGVLLRARTRGGAALRFDGPPERLAAGAWSPLTSDELVRLVERELSAVGRNEEFAGQVAASREAVAAILRARAGAEPPADPWLASEQALVFGHPFHPSPKARGGDRWLRYAPEAHVEFPVRLLGVRAGVLAEEGDASALDLLGEAPPGYRLLPAHPWQLDLLRPALGEELIDLGDGPPVVPTSSVRTVYAPTAGACLKFSLDVRITNCVRKNAWYELTGAVELSSRLGPVFKEVAGRFPGTRWLAEPGYRSARLGTRLLEGLGVIVRESPWSVCSPGVVPVLAGALAAEGSAARDPLGWWTAYVSVVAPPVLELFFAHGVILEPHLQNVLVGLDADGMPREAVFRDLEGTKLVAGRHDLGGLPEPVSRAMTYDAERGWARVVYCLLVNHLTEIAATVAAPGGDELLRELWRAARDILAGHAGDLGRPEPLSDLLAGAPLPAKANLGVRWARAADRAAGYVPIANPLA; this is encoded by the coding sequence ATGCACGGTCTGGTCCTCGACGCGCCCGGGTCGCCGGCCGAGGAGGCGACGCTGGCGGCCCTGCTCCGCTGCTGCGTGCGGGAGGTGGCCGGGCCGCGCGGGCTGGTGTGGCCGGCGCCGCCGTACGTGCTGTTGCGGGTGGGCGGCGTGCTGCTGCGGGCGCGCACGCGCGGCGGCGCTGCGCTGCGCTTCGACGGGCCGCCGGAGCGGCTGGCGGCCGGCGCGTGGTCGCCGCTGACGTCGGACGAGCTGGTCCGGCTGGTGGAGCGGGAGCTGTCGGCGGTGGGCCGCAACGAGGAGTTCGCCGGGCAGGTGGCCGCCAGCAGGGAGGCGGTGGCGGCGATCCTCCGGGCGCGGGCCGGGGCCGAGCCGCCGGCCGATCCGTGGCTGGCCTCGGAGCAGGCCCTGGTGTTCGGGCATCCGTTCCATCCCAGTCCGAAGGCGCGGGGTGGTGACCGCTGGCTGCGGTACGCACCGGAGGCACACGTCGAGTTCCCCGTGCGGCTGCTGGGGGTGCGTGCCGGCGTGCTGGCCGAGGAGGGCGACGCCTCGGCGCTGGACCTGCTGGGCGAGGCGCCGCCGGGCTACCGGCTGCTGCCCGCGCATCCGTGGCAGCTCGACCTGCTGCGCCCGGCCCTGGGCGAGGAGCTGATCGATCTGGGCGACGGGCCGCCTGTCGTGCCGACCTCGTCGGTGCGGACGGTGTACGCGCCGACGGCGGGGGCGTGCCTGAAGTTCAGCCTGGACGTGCGGATCACCAACTGCGTGCGCAAGAACGCCTGGTACGAGCTGACGGGGGCGGTGGAGCTGAGCTCGCGGCTCGGGCCGGTGTTCAAGGAGGTGGCGGGCAGGTTCCCCGGGACGCGCTGGCTGGCCGAGCCGGGCTACCGCTCGGCGCGCCTGGGGACGCGGCTGCTGGAGGGGCTGGGGGTGATCGTCCGGGAGAGCCCGTGGTCGGTGTGCTCTCCCGGCGTCGTGCCGGTCCTGGCGGGCGCGCTGGCCGCCGAGGGGAGCGCCGCGCGCGACCCGCTCGGCTGGTGGACCGCGTACGTGTCGGTGGTGGCGCCGCCCGTGCTGGAGCTGTTCTTCGCGCACGGCGTGATCCTGGAGCCCCACCTGCAGAACGTCCTCGTCGGCCTGGACGCCGACGGCATGCCGCGCGAGGCGGTGTTCCGCGACCTGGAGGGCACCAAGCTGGTGGCCGGCCGGCACGACCTCGGCGGGCTGCCGGAGCCGGTGTCGCGGGCGATGACGTACGACGCCGAACGCGGCTGGGCGCGGGTGGTCTACTGCCTGCTGGTGAACCACCTCACGGAGATCGCCGCCACGGTCGCGGCGCCCGGCGGCGACGAGCTGCTGCGCGAGCTGTGGCGGGCCGCCCGCGACATCCTAGCCGGGCACGCCGGCGACCTCGGCCGGCCGGAGCCGCTGTCCGACCTGCTGGCCGGGGCGCCGCTGCCCGCCAAGGCCAACCTGGGGGTCCGCTGGGCCCGCGCCGCCGACCGGGCGGCCGGCTACGTGCCGATCGCGAACCCCCTCGCATGA
- a CDS encoding IucA/IucC family protein, which yields MSPREAYLAARVLDALLREDYGRLSDRVSRSRDGVGLVLAGGRVVRLAPGGLFQDFVVAAGERLALREVLATLAEVADPADGEGVAAFGEECAQALRAWELHDDRAAAVLAAGPSYETLAAFADHPVYPTARARLGLTEGELLAYAPEFAPSFELRWAAVPRPMLRAGSAELPADVAPPGMTVGADEALFPVHPLAAEEVAKIDGVRLLDGARVTVRPTLSMRTVEVTSRTHLKLPLPTSTLGARNRRSIRPGTLEDGARAESLLRRLADPEVVVAGEQTYAHAGHDYLAWMVRRLPEGVIVPVAALTVPGVLSGLGDVLPRYLRVLMRWNVRLFVRYGVALEAHQQNLALVFHDGGMRLLVKDNDGLLASPARLAAAGIEVPAFADERMLTDDPHALADVFVTITLHLAAAAVAFGALPHREAAALVRDALDEALDAYGDDPMARLLRARTLEAARLTGKSMITAGTLVAKERTGARDVNKFYGTSGPNYLRRA from the coding sequence ATGAGCCCGAGGGAGGCGTACCTGGCGGCGCGGGTGCTGGACGCGCTGCTGCGCGAGGACTACGGGCGGCTGTCGGACCGGGTGAGCCGCAGCCGCGACGGTGTCGGGCTGGTGCTGGCCGGCGGCCGGGTGGTGCGGCTGGCGCCGGGCGGGTTGTTCCAGGACTTCGTGGTCGCCGCGGGCGAGCGGCTGGCGCTGCGCGAGGTGCTCGCCACGCTGGCGGAGGTGGCCGATCCGGCCGACGGCGAGGGGGTGGCGGCGTTCGGCGAGGAGTGCGCGCAGGCGTTGCGCGCCTGGGAGCTGCACGACGACCGGGCGGCCGCAGTGCTGGCCGCGGGGCCGTCGTACGAGACGCTGGCCGCGTTCGCCGACCATCCGGTGTACCCGACGGCCCGCGCCCGGCTGGGCCTGACGGAGGGCGAACTGCTGGCGTACGCGCCGGAGTTCGCGCCGTCGTTCGAGCTGCGGTGGGCCGCGGTGCCGCGCCCGATGCTGCGGGCGGGCTCGGCGGAGCTGCCCGCCGACGTGGCGCCCCCGGGGATGACGGTCGGCGCGGACGAGGCGCTGTTCCCGGTGCACCCCCTCGCCGCCGAGGAGGTGGCGAAGATCGACGGGGTACGGCTGCTGGACGGGGCGCGCGTGACCGTGCGGCCCACGCTGTCGATGCGGACCGTGGAGGTGACCTCCCGGACGCACCTGAAGCTGCCGCTGCCGACCAGCACGCTGGGCGCGCGCAACCGCCGGTCGATCAGGCCGGGCACGCTGGAGGACGGCGCCCGCGCCGAGTCGCTGCTGCGGCGGCTGGCCGATCCCGAGGTGGTGGTGGCCGGCGAGCAGACCTACGCGCACGCCGGGCACGACTACCTCGCGTGGATGGTGCGGCGGCTGCCCGAGGGCGTGATCGTGCCGGTGGCCGCGTTGACCGTGCCCGGCGTGCTGTCCGGGCTGGGCGACGTGCTGCCCCGCTACCTGCGCGTGCTGATGCGCTGGAACGTGCGGCTGTTCGTCCGGTACGGCGTGGCGCTGGAGGCCCACCAGCAGAACCTGGCGCTGGTCTTCCACGACGGCGGCATGCGGCTGCTGGTCAAGGACAACGACGGCCTGCTCGCCTCCCCCGCGAGGCTGGCGGCGGCCGGGATCGAGGTGCCGGCCTTCGCCGACGAGCGGATGCTGACCGACGACCCGCACGCGCTGGCCGACGTGTTCGTGACCATCACGCTGCACCTGGCCGCCGCCGCGGTGGCCTTCGGCGCGCTGCCGCACCGGGAGGCCGCCGCGCTGGTGCGCGACGCGCTGGACGAGGCGCTCGACGCGTACGGCGACGACCCGATGGCCAGGCTGCTGCGGGCCAGGACGCTGGAGGCGGCCCGGCTCACCGGCAAGTCGATGATCACCGCAGGGACGCTCGTGGCCAAGGAGCGGACGGGCGCGCGGGACGTCAACAAGTTCTACGGCACCAGCGGGCCCAACTACCTGAGGAGAGCTTGA
- a CDS encoding alanine racemase produces the protein MNAPAEFVPAVFVPAVLAPAVREAALRLGDVPAYLYDLAALDAHAASVRRALPGVELYYAVKANPDPELLRVLEPHVDGFEVSSAGEHAHVAALFPGKPLALAGPGKTDAELRLPHHRIHVESPNELRRLLATGLAADVLLRINPGLPVEGAALTMSGPFGMDEEGVAECLPLFSGRVRLRGLHAHLASGLDAPQLLRLAERLLDTPHDEVNLGGGMAVSYSASSPASSSASSSGLGPVFDWAGYGRGLAGLRRAGQRVRIEPGRALTAYCGSYVTRVVDVKRVRGEVFAIVRGGTHHLRTPAAKGHDQPFAVLPTGDGPGAEGEPVTFVGQLCTPKDVFARKIVTSVRVGDTVVFAMAGAYAWNISHHDFLMHPHPGFHYLRG, from the coding sequence ATGAACGCGCCCGCCGAGTTCGTCCCCGCGGTGTTCGTCCCCGCCGTGCTCGCCCCCGCCGTGCGTGAGGCGGCCCTGCGGCTCGGCGACGTGCCCGCCTACCTCTACGACCTGGCCGCGCTGGACGCCCACGCCGCGTCGGTGCGGCGGGCGCTGCCCGGGGTCGAGCTGTACTACGCGGTCAAGGCCAATCCGGATCCGGAGCTGCTGCGGGTGCTGGAGCCGCACGTGGACGGGTTCGAGGTGTCGTCGGCCGGGGAGCACGCCCACGTGGCGGCCCTGTTCCCGGGCAAGCCGCTGGCGCTGGCGGGGCCCGGCAAGACCGACGCGGAGCTGCGGCTGCCGCACCACCGCATCCACGTCGAGTCGCCCAACGAACTGCGGCGCCTGCTCGCCACCGGGCTGGCGGCCGACGTGCTGCTGCGGATCAACCCCGGCCTGCCGGTCGAGGGGGCCGCGCTGACGATGAGCGGCCCGTTCGGCATGGACGAGGAGGGGGTGGCGGAGTGCCTGCCGCTCTTCTCCGGGCGGGTGCGGCTGCGCGGCCTGCACGCCCATCTGGCCAGCGGCCTGGACGCCCCGCAACTGCTCCGGCTGGCCGAGCGGCTGCTGGACACCCCCCATGACGAGGTCAACCTGGGCGGGGGCATGGCGGTGTCCTACTCCGCGTCCTCCCCCGCGTCCTCGTCCGCGTCCTCCTCTGGGCTGGGCCCGGTATTCGACTGGGCCGGGTACGGCCGGGGGCTGGCCGGGCTGCGCCGCGCCGGGCAGCGGGTGCGGATCGAGCCGGGCCGGGCGCTGACGGCGTACTGCGGCTCGTACGTGACCCGGGTCGTCGACGTCAAGCGGGTGCGCGGCGAGGTGTTCGCGATCGTGCGGGGCGGCACGCACCACCTGCGCACACCGGCCGCCAAGGGGCACGACCAGCCGTTCGCCGTGCTGCCTACGGGTGACGGGCCTGGAGCGGAAGGGGAGCCGGTCACGTTCGTGGGGCAGCTCTGCACCCCTAAAGACGTCTTTGCCCGAAAAATCGTGACTTCGGTACGGGTGGGGGACACGGTGGTGTTCGCGATGGCCGGGGCCTACGCCTGGAACATCTCCCACCACGACTTCCTCATGCACCCGCACCCGGGCTTCCACTACTTGCGGGGTTGA
- a CDS encoding alpha/beta hydrolase, giving the protein MRTAVFVGALALAAITLTPSTAHAVKDPTPPPVVTDTTDPYGTGLSFETIPYGSHRRQQMDVSWTPDGTDRPGVFLVHGGWWSSGDKRYMASVARGYAEQGYTVFNLNYRLSGHAAWPAQRTDVLAAIASAKKHAARWAFDPKNFVVVGFSAGGHIAASVGTYGNGIAGLRGVVGLSPIISPLRAYSDGLATRDAYKRKLRASAVKLAGGCTPKGKCSRVWASMEVAWHASPKDAPMLTVHSQDEFVPPVQSQPLKQMLGQVGVPVTVLTVAGTAHSAPLYREPAVLEAVQQWIAERIAQE; this is encoded by the coding sequence GTGCGAACTGCGGTTTTCGTTGGCGCGCTCGCGCTCGCTGCCATCACGCTCACACCATCGACCGCGCACGCGGTCAAGGACCCCACTCCGCCTCCGGTCGTCACGGACACCACCGACCCCTACGGCACGGGTTTGTCGTTCGAGACGATCCCGTACGGCTCCCACCGGCGCCAGCAGATGGACGTCTCCTGGACGCCCGACGGCACCGACCGCCCCGGTGTGTTCCTCGTCCACGGCGGCTGGTGGTCCAGCGGCGACAAGCGCTACATGGCGTCGGTCGCCCGCGGCTACGCCGAGCAGGGCTACACCGTCTTCAACCTCAACTACCGCCTGTCCGGTCACGCGGCCTGGCCCGCGCAGCGCACCGACGTGCTGGCCGCGATCGCGTCGGCCAAGAAGCACGCGGCGCGCTGGGCGTTCGACCCGAAGAACTTCGTGGTGGTGGGCTTCTCCGCGGGCGGCCACATCGCCGCCTCGGTCGGCACGTACGGCAACGGCATCGCCGGGCTGCGGGGCGTCGTCGGGCTCTCGCCGATCATCTCCCCGCTGCGCGCCTACTCCGACGGGCTGGCCACCAGGGACGCCTACAAGCGCAAGCTGCGCGCGTCGGCGGTCAAGCTGGCGGGGGGTTGCACGCCCAAGGGCAAGTGCTCGCGCGTGTGGGCGAGCATGGAGGTCGCCTGGCACGCCAGTCCCAAGGACGCGCCGATGCTGACCGTGCACTCGCAGGACGAGTTCGTGCCGCCGGTGCAGAGCCAGCCGCTCAAGCAGATGCTCGGCCAGGTGGGTGTCCCGGTGACGGTTCTCACCGTGGCGGGCACCGCGCACAGCGCCCCGCTCTACCGGGAGCCGGCCGTGCTGGAGGCCGTGCAGCAGTGGATCGCCGAACGCATTGCCCAGGAATGA
- a CDS encoding ATP-dependent helicase codes for MLTPAELAGKLGILPPTPEQADVVQAPLEPMVVMAGAGSGKSETMAGRVVWLVARGLVRPENVLGLTFTRKAAAELATRVRERLNGLAEAGLVEPELLDNEPTVSTYHAYAARLVTDHALREAMEPTMRLVTPAVSWQLASRVVAMYDGPMDRIELGPPSVTAAVLELAGELSEHLRAAADVRRVGEWLDDLHGRLSGRTTLAQRRPISVQGAREQLLPLVEAYERLKRAREVIDYGDQMALAARIAANHKEVGEIERSRFSVVLLDEYQDTSHAQLVLLKSLYGGGHPVTAVGDPCQSIYGWRGASAGNLRRFPADFRTRAGDPAQVRQLSVSFRNGDRVLDVAARVQLPLRMEAREVPVLVPGPNRVDRGRVTCAFHETAEDEARWIADGLARILGQEVAPDGLPWGEGERKKTPALQPQDVAILARKRSQFPALRRALEERDIPVEVVGLGGLLTVPEVSDIVATLRVLYDPTAGDALARLLAGPRWRIGPADLRVLGEYARELTREARESRRERDPLDQVVADLAEERGSLVDALDELPDRQEWLEAFSPLARTRLVTLAYELRQLRAHTAQPLPDLITEVERRLGLDIEVAARGGTVSAFAARADLDAFLDAASRFAGDSEDPTLGAFLAYLQAAESEEFGLEAGRVGESNSVKLMTVHASKGLEWPVVVVPGLSQLISSKGTIATGSMFPATPVTNSRWTDNPRKLPYPLRGDVADLPRLTGLTKDELAAFDESCRERDLMEERRLAYVAVTRAHYHLIASGYRWGTASRPLEPSDFLLEIRDTADKVAFWAPGLRDGETNPLLAEPAEAVWPVTPEGLRYESVLDGARLVEEALAGTPAPADDEPVRAFEEERVRAWERDTDLLLREREQHRRRTATIVELPSKLTVSSLVTLAADARELARRIRRPVPVKPAPLARRGTSFHKWLETRWDQQRLLDDFDLDLIDEIEEADVRLAELQERFEESEWAERRPLDLEVPFETMIADRLVRGRMDAVFELPGGRYEVVDWKTGEPPTGKAARAASVQLAAYRLAWAHLAGVPLDRVSAAFHYVRANRTVRPVDLLDADGLVALVESVPVNQAPVNQAPVNPAPVNPASSGSPGAGA; via the coding sequence GTGCTGACCCCCGCCGAACTGGCCGGCAAGCTCGGCATCCTGCCGCCCACCCCCGAACAGGCCGACGTCGTCCAGGCCCCCCTCGAACCCATGGTCGTCATGGCCGGCGCCGGCTCCGGCAAGAGCGAGACGATGGCCGGCCGGGTCGTCTGGCTGGTGGCGCGCGGCCTGGTCAGGCCCGAGAACGTGCTCGGCCTGACGTTCACCCGCAAGGCCGCCGCCGAGCTCGCCACCCGCGTCCGCGAGCGGCTCAACGGCCTGGCCGAGGCCGGCTTGGTCGAGCCGGAGCTGCTCGACAACGAGCCGACCGTCTCCACCTACCACGCCTACGCCGCCCGCCTGGTCACTGACCACGCGCTGCGCGAGGCGATGGAGCCGACCATGCGCCTGGTCACGCCCGCCGTGTCGTGGCAGCTCGCCTCCAGGGTGGTGGCGATGTACGACGGCCCGATGGACCGGATCGAGCTGGGCCCGCCGTCGGTCACCGCCGCCGTGCTGGAGCTCGCCGGCGAGCTGTCGGAGCACCTGCGCGCCGCCGCCGACGTGCGCCGGGTGGGGGAGTGGCTGGACGACCTGCACGGCCGGCTCTCCGGCCGCACCACACTCGCCCAACGCCGCCCCATCAGCGTCCAGGGGGCCAGGGAGCAGCTCCTCCCGCTGGTGGAGGCGTACGAACGGCTCAAGCGCGCCCGCGAGGTCATCGACTACGGCGACCAGATGGCGCTGGCCGCGCGGATCGCCGCCAACCACAAGGAGGTCGGCGAGATCGAGCGGTCCCGCTTCTCCGTCGTGCTGCTGGACGAGTACCAGGACACCAGCCACGCCCAGCTCGTCCTGCTCAAGAGCCTGTACGGCGGCGGCCACCCGGTCACGGCCGTGGGCGACCCCTGCCAGTCGATCTACGGCTGGCGCGGCGCCTCGGCCGGCAACCTGCGCCGCTTCCCCGCCGACTTCCGGACCCGGGCGGGCGACCCGGCGCAGGTGCGCCAGCTCAGCGTGAGTTTCCGCAACGGCGACCGGGTCCTCGACGTGGCGGCCCGGGTCCAGCTCCCGCTGCGCATGGAGGCGCGCGAGGTGCCCGTGCTCGTCCCCGGCCCCAACCGGGTGGACCGGGGCCGCGTCACCTGCGCCTTCCACGAGACGGCCGAGGACGAGGCGCGCTGGATCGCCGACGGCCTGGCCAGGATCCTCGGCCAGGAGGTGGCGCCCGACGGCCTGCCCTGGGGCGAGGGCGAACGCAAGAAGACGCCCGCTCTGCAACCCCAGGACGTGGCGATCCTGGCGCGCAAACGGTCGCAGTTCCCGGCGCTGCGCAGGGCGCTCGAAGAGCGTGACATCCCGGTCGAGGTGGTGGGCCTGGGCGGCCTGCTCACCGTGCCCGAGGTGAGCGACATCGTGGCCACCCTGCGCGTGCTCTACGACCCGACGGCAGGCGACGCCCTGGCCCGGCTGCTGGCCGGGCCGCGCTGGCGGATCGGCCCCGCCGACCTGAGGGTGCTGGGCGAGTACGCCAGGGAGCTGACCCGCGAGGCCCGCGAGAGCCGCCGCGAGCGCGACCCGCTCGACCAGGTGGTGGCCGACCTGGCCGAGGAACGCGGCAGCCTCGTCGACGCGCTCGACGAGCTGCCCGACCGGCAGGAGTGGCTGGAGGCGTTCTCGCCGCTGGCGCGCACCCGGCTGGTCACCCTGGCCTACGAGCTGCGCCAGCTCCGCGCGCACACCGCCCAGCCGCTCCCGGACCTGATCACCGAGGTGGAGCGGCGGCTCGGCCTCGACATCGAGGTGGCGGCCCGCGGCGGCACGGTCAGCGCGTTCGCCGCCCGCGCCGACCTCGACGCGTTCCTCGACGCGGCCTCGCGCTTCGCGGGCGACTCGGAGGACCCGACGCTCGGGGCGTTCCTCGCCTACCTGCAGGCGGCCGAGAGCGAGGAGTTCGGGCTGGAGGCCGGCAGGGTCGGCGAGAGCAACAGCGTCAAGCTGATGACCGTGCACGCCTCCAAGGGACTGGAGTGGCCCGTCGTGGTCGTGCCGGGCCTGTCGCAGCTCATCAGCTCCAAGGGCACGATCGCCACCGGCAGCATGTTCCCCGCCACCCCGGTCACCAACAGCCGCTGGACCGACAACCCGCGCAAGCTGCCCTACCCGCTGCGCGGCGACGTCGCCGACCTGCCCCGGCTGACCGGGCTGACCAAGGACGAGCTGGCCGCGTTCGACGAGAGCTGCCGCGAGCGCGACCTGATGGAGGAACGCCGGCTGGCCTACGTGGCCGTCACGCGGGCCCACTACCACCTCATCGCCTCCGGCTACCGCTGGGGCACCGCCTCCAGGCCGCTGGAGCCGTCCGACTTCCTGCTGGAGATCCGCGACACCGCCGACAAGGTGGCGTTCTGGGCGCCCGGGCTTCGCGACGGCGAGACCAACCCGCTGCTGGCCGAGCCCGCCGAGGCCGTCTGGCCGGTCACGCCCGAGGGCCTGCGCTACGAGTCGGTCCTCGACGGCGCCCGCCTGGTCGAGGAGGCGCTGGCCGGCACGCCGGCCCCCGCCGACGACGAGCCGGTGCGCGCGTTCGAGGAGGAGCGCGTCCGCGCCTGGGAACGCGACACCGACCTGCTGCTGCGCGAGCGGGAGCAGCACCGGCGGCGCACCGCCACGATCGTCGAGCTGCCGTCCAAGCTGACCGTGTCGTCGCTGGTCACGCTGGCGGCCGACGCCCGCGAGCTGGCCCGCCGGATCCGCCGCCCGGTCCCGGTCAAGCCGGCCCCGCTGGCGCGCCGCGGCACGTCGTTCCACAAGTGGCTGGAGACGCGCTGGGACCAGCAGCGGCTGCTCGACGACTTCGACCTCGACCTCATCGACGAGATCGAGGAGGCCGACGTGCGGCTGGCGGAGCTGCAGGAGCGCTTCGAGGAGAGCGAGTGGGCCGAACGCCGGCCGCTCGACCTGGAGGTGCCGTTCGAGACCATGATCGCCGACCGGCTGGTGCGCGGCCGGATGGACGCGGTCTTCGAGCTGCCCGGCGGCCGCTACGAGGTGGTCGACTGGAAGACCGGCGAGCCGCCCACGGGCAAGGCGGCGCGGGCCGCCTCGGTGCAGCTCGCCGCCTACCGCCTGGCCTGGGCACACCTGGCGGGCGTGCCGCTCGACCGCGTCAGCGCGGCCTTCCACTACGTACGCGCCAACCGGACCGTCCGCCCGGTGGACCTGCTCGACGCGGACGGCCTGGTGGCGCTCGTCGAGTCGGTCCCGGTCAACCAGGCGCCGGTCAACCAGGCGCCGGTCAACCCCGCACCGGTCAACCCCGCAAGTAGTGGAAGCCCGGGTGCGGGTGCATGA
- a CDS encoding mycoredoxin, with translation MALTVYSTTWCGPCKRLKSQLAREGISFRDIDIERDPAAAEFVMSVNNGNQVVPTVVVETAGGRVVRTNPSAREVKALLVS, from the coding sequence ATGGCGCTCACGGTCTACAGCACCACGTGGTGCGGTCCCTGCAAGCGGTTGAAGTCTCAGCTCGCCCGCGAGGGCATCAGCTTCCGGGACATCGACATCGAGCGCGACCCGGCCGCGGCGGAGTTCGTGATGAGCGTCAACAACGGCAACCAGGTGGTGCCGACCGTGGTGGTCGAGACCGCCGGTGGGCGCGTGGTCCGTACGAACCCGTCGGCCCGGGAGGTCAAGGCGCTGCTCGTCTCCTGA
- a CDS encoding siderophore biosynthesis protein, producing the protein MRLYLTALKPTDSVTDGFLPAARALGCEVTILTDQPERHPGAVGCDVRDPRALIDAIACLGRPDAVFSNSDHLQVETALAAGYFGLPGKDWQACLSAKNKFLTRRALAEAGVERVWSVRLAPGDPVPGGVPYPVVVKPREGVASEDVVLVEDDLSRAVARIRRRRPGEALVVEEYLEGPLRTLETLGDGSVTRVLGGFATTLGPLPHFVEERLDWSPGGPHDHVLAALEALGVGFGACHTEYVVTPDGPRIVEVNYRVIGDHCDFLLADLLGVPLFEWILRAHLGEPVPEVPATSRHGSAVSLVAGRSGTITAAPAAEAVTRDGVRLWHRPLRAVGEVVERTHTNRDYLGVIRAVGPNRDRVEAAVAGYRAARPWVIG; encoded by the coding sequence TTGCGGCTGTACCTGACCGCGCTCAAACCGACCGATTCGGTGACCGACGGGTTCCTTCCGGCCGCCCGCGCCCTGGGCTGCGAGGTGACAATCCTCACCGACCAGCCGGAGCGGCATCCCGGCGCGGTCGGCTGCGACGTGCGCGACCCTCGGGCGCTGATCGACGCGATCGCCTGCCTCGGCCGGCCCGACGCCGTCTTCTCCAACTCAGACCATCTGCAGGTGGAGACCGCGCTGGCGGCCGGCTACTTCGGGCTGCCGGGCAAGGACTGGCAAGCCTGCCTGTCGGCCAAGAACAAGTTCCTGACGCGCCGCGCCCTGGCCGAGGCGGGGGTCGAGCGGGTCTGGTCGGTACGGCTGGCGCCGGGTGACCCGGTGCCGGGCGGCGTTCCGTACCCGGTGGTCGTCAAGCCGCGCGAAGGGGTGGCCAGCGAGGACGTCGTGCTCGTCGAGGACGACCTGTCCCGGGCGGTGGCGCGGATCCGGCGGCGCCGGCCCGGCGAGGCGCTGGTCGTGGAGGAGTACCTGGAGGGGCCGCTGCGCACGCTGGAGACGCTGGGCGACGGGTCGGTGACGCGGGTGCTGGGCGGTTTCGCGACGACGCTGGGGCCGTTGCCGCACTTCGTGGAGGAGCGGCTCGACTGGTCGCCCGGCGGGCCGCACGACCACGTGCTGGCCGCGCTGGAGGCGCTGGGCGTGGGGTTCGGGGCGTGCCACACCGAGTACGTGGTGACGCCGGATGGGCCGCGCATCGTCGAGGTCAACTACCGGGTGATCGGCGACCACTGCGACTTCCTGCTGGCCGACCTGCTGGGGGTGCCGCTGTTCGAGTGGATCCTGCGGGCGCACCTCGGTGAGCCGGTGCCCGAGGTGCCCGCCACGTCGCGGCACGGCAGCGCGGTGAGCCTGGTGGCCGGCCGGTCCGGCACGATCACCGCGGCCCCGGCGGCGGAGGCGGTGACGCGGGACGGCGTGCGGCTGTGGCACCGGCCGCTGCGCGCGGTCGGCGAGGTGGTGGAGCGTACCCACACCAACCGCGACTACCTGGGGGTGATCCGCGCGGTGGGGCCGAACCGCGACCGGGTGGAGGCGGCCGTCGCGGGCTACCGGGCGGCCAGGCCCTGGGTGATCGGATGA
- the nudC gene encoding NAD(+) diphosphatase produces MHTRAEEQLIGPLLLARGTIDRSAALRPDTAWLERAWAAPSTRVLVIHDGRTLVRRLGDEVRAELFTPAEAPPGERYLLGVEGDVAYFAVAAPLPEPAAPPVPQATPPIPATPPVPQATPPAVGDVNGRVTVPMGLHDAPDGATVTAGLRQVGGLLGDRDAGLLVYAVALEAWHATHEFCPRCGARTEVRAGGHIRVCPIDSSQHFPRVDPAVIMLVRDEDDRCLLARGPQWPQGRMSILAGFVEPGESLEHAVIREVAEEVGIAVAGPRYLGSQPWPFPRSLMLGFFADAVTTAITPDADEIAEARWYSRDELVAALESGDLRLPPSVSIARRLIETWYGGPLSGDW; encoded by the coding sequence GTGCACACGAGGGCGGAAGAGCAACTCATCGGACCGCTGCTCCTGGCGCGCGGCACGATCGACCGGTCGGCGGCGCTGCGCCCCGACACCGCCTGGCTGGAGCGGGCCTGGGCCGCGCCCAGCACCCGGGTCCTCGTCATCCACGACGGCCGGACACTCGTCAGGCGGCTCGGCGACGAGGTGCGCGCCGAGCTGTTCACCCCCGCCGAGGCGCCGCCCGGCGAGCGCTACCTGCTCGGCGTGGAGGGCGACGTCGCCTACTTCGCCGTGGCCGCCCCGCTGCCCGAGCCCGCCGCGCCGCCCGTCCCACAGGCCACGCCGCCGATCCCGGCCACGCCGCCCGTCCCGCAGGCCACGCCGCCCGCCGTGGGCGACGTCAACGGGCGCGTCACGGTCCCGATGGGCCTGCACGACGCGCCTGACGGCGCCACGGTCACCGCGGGGCTGCGCCAGGTCGGCGGCCTGCTCGGCGACCGCGACGCCGGCCTGCTGGTCTACGCGGTGGCGCTGGAGGCCTGGCACGCCACCCACGAGTTCTGCCCCCGCTGCGGCGCCCGCACCGAGGTCCGGGCCGGCGGCCACATCCGCGTCTGCCCGATCGACTCCAGCCAGCACTTCCCGCGCGTCGACCCGGCCGTCATCATGCTCGTCCGCGACGAGGACGACCGCTGCCTGCTCGCCCGCGGCCCCCAGTGGCCGCAGGGGCGCATGTCGATCCTGGCCGGCTTCGTCGAGCCCGGCGAGTCGCTGGAGCACGCGGTGATCAGGGAGGTGGCCGAGGAGGTCGGCATCGCCGTCGCCGGCCCGCGCTACCTCGGCAGCCAGCCCTGGCCCTTCCCACGAAGCCTCATGCTCGGCTTCTTCGCCGACGCCGTCACCACCGCCATCACGCCCGACGCCGACGAGATCGCCGAGGCCCGCTGGTACTCCCGCGACGAGCTCGTGGCCGCCCTCGAGTCCGGCGACCTGCGCCTGCCGCCCTCGGTCTCCATCGCCCGTCGCCTCATCGAGACCTGGTACGGCGGCCCTCTCTCGGGCGACTGGTAA